DNA from Geobacillus vulcani PSS1:
TTGTTTCGCGCCGCCCGTCAATTTATGCAGTATAAGAAGCTGATATGCATTACATACTAATAAAGGAATCAACATCAAATACAGCCAATCGCGGTCGTTGATGCGCAATACGGGAAACCATTCAATAACCGTAACGACGACCATAAAGAACAAAGCTGGAACGAACGCCCCCTTGTTCGTCTGTGCGCTCTTGACGTAGGCAACAACGAGACCAACCGCCAAAATAAACAATGCGGTCAATAGATACGGAATGATTGAATCCCCCCTGTCCGCAAAAGCCATGTAGCGGAAATACACTAAATCGAACAGCACAAACATAATCAAAACAACCTGCACGGCGTTCCATAGCGAACGGAAGATGCCAAGCCCGAACCGATGGACGGTTAAATAAGCAAAAAAACCCGCCTGACTGATCACGCTGAAAATAAAGCCAACGCCGATATGCCATAAAAAAACAGCCATAAACTCCACCATTTCCAGGCGCAACAACAAGCGCCCGAACTCCTCCCAGTTGAAAACAATGCCGACAGCCGCCGTGGCGATACCGCCGATCAGCAGCGTCGACAAAAATAAACGCACCCATTTGCGGCTGTTCACTGCTTCATCCTCCATCATTTCAGCATAACCCGCTTACCATTTTACCAACGCTCTTGTGAAAAAGCTAGCTCCGATCTCCCTCCATGCATATTTTTTTCACCAACATTCATATTAAGGGTGAGGGATTTTTGCAGAAAGGAGCTCACTTTCATGAACAAATATTTACCGCTCCTCTTGCTCAGTTTTCTCGTTCTTGGTTCCTGTGCCCCTCAAGAAATCAGCCCTCCTCCCCCGGATTATGACGAAACAAAAAAGATGGTTGTTGACATTTTAAAAACCGACGAGGGAAAAAAGGCGATTCAAGATATTATGTCGGAAGACCAGATGAAGCAACAGCTGGTCATAGATCAAAAAGCTGTAAAAGAAACATTGCAGCAAATGCTGACATCTGATCAAGGAAAAAAATTTTGGGAAAATGCGCTAAAAGACCCGAAATTCGCTGAAAGTTTTGCCAAAGGGCTGCAAGCAGAACATGAAAAAATGATGAAGGCGCTCATGAAAGATCCCGATTACCAGGCGCTGATGATCGATATTTTAAAAGATCCAGAAATGGAAAAAGCCATGGTCGATGTCTTAAAAAGCAAAGAGTTCCGCCAACATTTGCAAAAGGTGATCACCGACACGTTGAACAGCCCGCTGTATCAGGCGAAAATTCAAGATATGTTGATGAAAGCAGCTGAAACGGTTCAGCAAGGTGGAGAAAAACAAGGTGAAGAAGGCGGAGGGGAAGGGGGAGAGGGAGAAGAAAGCACCGGCAATCAGCAAGGCGGAGGAGGTTAATCAAACGAAAAAGCGTCCGTGCGCTGAAAACCGCCACCGCTCTAATCGGCGGTTTCTCGCCATCGGACGCTTTTTGCGAAACTGATTAATATTTCGCAACGATTTTGCGGGCGATATCCATATAAATTTTACCGATCGGATGATCTTCTGCGTAAACGGACGGAGCGAAGTCGTCGTCGTTCCAATCCGGCTGCTGAAGCGGCAACTGCCCTAACAGCTCGGTTTGCAGTTCTTTGGCCAACTTTTCTCCCCCACCCTTGCCGAAGACATACTCCCGCTCTCCTGTTTTCCGGCTTTCGTAGTACGACATATTTTCGATCACGCCGATAATTTCGTGTTCGGTGCGCAACGCCATGGCTCCAGCGCGGGCAGCGACAAACGCAGCGGTCGGATGCGGAGTCGTGACGATAATTTCTTTGCACGACGGCAAGAGCGTATGGACGTCCAAGGCGACATCGCCCGTGCCAGGGGGCAAGTCAAGCAGCAAGTAATCCAAGTCTCCCCATTCGACCTCTTTGAAAAAGTTGTTCAACATTTTCCCAAGCATCGGGCCGCGCCAAATGACCGGGGCGTTGTCCTCGACGAAAAAGGCCATCGAAATGACTTTGACGCCAAACCGTTCGACCGGGATGATTTTGTCGCCCCTCACGGTCGGACGCTCCGTAATGCCCATCATGTCTGGAACGCTGAACCCGTAAATGTCCGCGTCAATGAGCCCGACTTTTTTGCCGAGCCGGGCGAGCGCGACCGCCAAATTGACGGAAACGGTTGACTTGCCGACTCCACCTTTGCCGCTGGCGATGGCGATATACGTCGTTTTTTGCTTGTTTTCGCTATATTTCTCGACCACATCGCGCGGCAGTTCGGCGAACCGCAGACCGACCGTCGCAAAGCCCGCATCTTTCAGCTGCTGGACGATCGCCGTTTGCACGCGAAGCTGCTCGGGCGTTCCGGTTTTGGCAAGCGCGATTTTCACGCTGACATGGTTTTTCTCTTCCTTAATTTTGATTTCTTGGATGGCATTCGTCTCTTTAAACGTTTTGTTTAGAAAGGGATCTTTCATCTTTTCAAGAATGGCGCGCACTTCGGTTTCTGTCAACATCGTATTCACCAACCCTTTTGCAAATCAATGGTCGTTTCTACATGTTATCATACCATAAATCGGCAAACAGCCGCCATGTTGGACTTGCTCCCACACTCCCCGTGGTTGAAAAGGGATAATTTTCCGTTCCTTTTGGCGAAACGAGACCGGTCGGTTGTCTCCTCTATTCCAATCATAAAAAAATCCCCGCTACTCGCGAGGCGTATGTTCGTTGGAAAAGTAGCGAAGCACTCCTTTATAAATCGAGGCGGCCAGCTTCGTTTGGTAGCCATCAGACACAAGCAGTTCTCGCTCATCGGGATTCGACAAAAACCCAACCTCGACAAGCGCGCCGGGGATTTTTGCATGCTTGAGCAAATAGACCGTATCAATCATTTTTGCCAGCCGATGCGTATTCTCCAAATTGCGCCGCAATTCCGCTTGAATCAATCTTGCCAGCCGCTCGTTTTCGATGAAAGACCCGTAATAAAACGTCTGCGCCCCTCGCCAACGCGGCGACGGGATGGCGTTGAGATGGATGCTGATGAAAAGATCAGCATTCGATCGATTGACGAAAGCCGTTCGTTCGAGCAAATCCTCCGTTTTCCGTCGGCTGTAGCCGCGTGTTGACGGACCGGCCAAATCCCGATCCGTCTCGCGCGTCATCAGGACGAGCGCCCCTTGCTGTTGCAGATAATCGCGCAGCTTTTTCGCCACGTTGAGTGCGATGTCCTTTTCCAACGCCTCACCCCCGACGGCGCCGCCGTCCGGCCCACCATGACCAGGATCCAATACGATGATCCTCCCCGATAACGGGAGATTCCATGATTTTGTTGATGTCATATTGGAAAATAAAAACGGAAATAGCAAAGTGATCATAAGGGCAACGCCAGCAAAAGCGACCAGCCACTTCCATTTTTCCCTCATTGTTTCTCCTCCCGCACGTTTCCCTTCTCTATCTTATATGGGACAAGGCGCGGGAATAGAACTCATTCAGCGAAGTTTTAGACGACGCCGTTTTTTGCCCCGCTCAAATCCTTCCATCCACCAGTTGCCGATATATTGTTCACACACATCATATAGCGATTGGCTAAGGAAATCGTCGTCGATATTGCCCCAAAAACAAAGAAAATCAAACAGCGTATCGATTAAATATTTTTCTTCTTGAGCACATCGGCAGCGTACGCTGTCCGCTGTCTCTCCATAATAGCCGAATCGGCTGTAGCGAGCACCGAGCAAATACGCTTCAATGGCCAGATCAATGCAGCCTTCCTCAACAACGGATGGGAACATTCGATACGCCGTATAAAACGGAACAAAGTGCTCAAGCGCTTTGGTCCGTAATTTCTCAAGTGACAGTTCGCGCAACATAGTTCGTTCATAGCGAAGCTGCTTTTCCTGCCTTTTTTCCGCCAATGAAGTGATGACTGCCATCGTCTTTCACGCTCCTTTACGATGTAGTGTTTAACGATCAGGCGCATTCATACGTGCGGACGAAAGGCAGAAATAAGCAAAAAACCCAGCCACATTGGCTGGGTTGGGCATCATGCGATTAACGTTTCGAGAACTGCGGAGCGCGGCGGGCGCCTTTGAGCCCGTATTTTTTGCGTTCTTTAACGCGGGCATCGCGCGTCAGTAAACCGGCCCGTTTCAGCACCGTGCGGAATTCCGGATCCACTTCAAGCAACGCGCGAGCGATGCCATGGCGAATCGCACCAGCTTGGCCGGCAAATCCGCCGCCTTGGACGTTCACCAAAACGTCGTAGCTGCCAAGCGTTTCCGTCAATACGAGCGGCTGTTTGACCATTTCGATGAGCGCTTCCGACGGAATGTACTCGCGAATGTCACGCTTATTCACAATGATGCGACCATCGCCCGGGACAAGGCGGACGCGGGCGACCGAGCTTTTGCGACGACCTGTGCCGTAATATTGTACTTGTGCCAAAATCATACCCTCCCTTATGATTATCCGCGAAGTTCATATACTTCCGGTTTTTGTGCTTGATGCGGATGTTCGCTTCCACGGTAAACGTGCAACTTTTTGAACATTTGCCGGCCAAGGCTGCCTTTTGGAAGCATGCCACGCACCGCACGTTCGATCATTTGTTCCGGATAGTTCGTACGCATTTCCAGCGCTGTTCTTACTTTTAATCCACCCGGATATAAGCTGTGGCGATAGTATAGCTTTTTCGTCAACTTTTTCCCAGTGAGTTCGACTTTGTCCGCATTGATGACAATGACATGATCTCCGCAGTCAACGTGCGGGGTGAACGTCGGTTTATGTTTGCCGCGCAACAGCGCCGCTACTTCGCTGGCCAAGCGACCTAACGTCTTGCCAGCTGCGTCGACAACGTACCATTTACGCTCTACTTCATTCGGTTTCGCCATATAAGTCGTACGCAATGTCATTCCCTCCTAAAATAAAAAATGAACAAACAAATGGTCGTTTATTTCAACACGATTATGGTCCGGGGCTAATCGTGGAAAATACATGCCATATGATATAATAGCTTGCTGGCGCGCCAATGTCAAGAAGATGTTACACAAGGACTCGTTGTCTTAAAAAGCCGGGGAAGCCATCAGCCATTTGCCAATGAGTGGTCCAAACATTCAGCCTCATAGTATACGCGCCATAAATACAGTCCTTCGGGCGGCGCGGTTGGACCAGCGAGGCGCCGATCTCTCGCCGCAAGCAGTGTTGAAATGTCGGCAGGAGAACGCTTCCCTTGGCCGATCTCCAACACCGTGCCCACAATAATGCGTACCATGTTGTATAAGAAGCCGCTGCCGACAAACCGAAACTCGAGCATCGGGCCGTCGGCCTTCAATTCAGCCCGATACATGGTGCGCACCCGGTCTTCGATCGACGTTTTTGCGGAACAAAAGCTTGTAAAATCATGCGTTCCATGAAGCAAACGGAGCGCCTCGTTCATCGCGCTGATATGAAGCGAATATGGATGCCATGCGCAATAATGGCGGCGAAACACGTCGCGCTCGGCAGCCGTCCATACTTTATAGCGGTATTCTTTCGCTTTCGCCGAAAAACGAGCATGAAAGTCTGCATCAGCCTCCTGTACAAAGCGAACGACGATATCATCCGGCAGCTGAGCATTCAACGCCTTTTTCCACTGCTCCGAGGAAAGGGAAAGCGGCGTATCAAAGTGGATCACTTGCCCATAAGCATGAACGCCGGCATCCGTCCTTCCGGAAGCCGTCACACGCACTTCGGTCCCTTTATGCATCCGCCGAAGCACTTCCTCGAACTCGCCTTGCACCGTCCGCTTTCCCGGCTGGATTTGGTAGCCGAAAAAATGGGTGCCGTCATAGGCGATGATGCATTTGATCCGTTGTGTCATGGCCTTCCTCCGCTATGAGCGTAATAGACAAAGCAATACGGCTAGCAGCGCCACGGCCGCTAAAAACGCGGTGTCCACTGGCTTCCAAGCGAGCTGGCGGAATTTGGTCCGCCCTTCCCCGCCGCGGTAGCCGCGCGCCTCCATGGCTGTCGCCAGCTCATCGGCTCGTTTGAACGAGCTGATAAACAGAGGCACAAGCAGTGAGACGATGGCTTTCATCCGTTCGGAAAAACGGCCGCCAGAAAAATCAACACCACGGGCCGCCTGTGCTTTCATAATTTTTTCTGTCTCTTCCATCAATGTTGGAATGAATCGAAGCGAAATGGCCATCATCAAGGCGAGCTCATGGACGGGGACGCGCATCTTTTTGAGCGGCCCGAGCAAACTCTCGACGCCGTCGGTCACTTCAATCGGCGTCGTCGTCAACGTCAGCATCGTCGTCATCAATACAAGGAGCAAAAACCTTAGGGAAATAAAGATCCCTTGCTTGATGCCGCCTTCATATATAGAGAGCGAACCGATTTGGTAGATGACGTCTCCTTCCTTCGTCATGAATAGATGCAACAGCAATGTAAACAAAACGACCCATAAAATCGGTTTCAAGCCGCGGACAATGAACGAAAATGGGATGCGAGACAGCGCCGCAAAGGCAAACGCAAACAGCGACAGCAGCGCATACGTTGCCGCATTGTTTGCCAAAAAGACGATCAGGACGTAGGCAAACACGACCAATAGTTTGGCGCGCGGGTCTAAGCGATGAATGACGGAATGACCGGGTACATATTGCCCGATAATCAAATGGCTACTCATGGGCACTCACCTTAGCGAACAATTGCTGAATGGCTTCCACCGTCTGTTCCAACGTTAGGCACGGCGATGGAATGACAACACCGAACCGCTTTTCGAGCTGTTGTTTCAATTTGACCGTTTCCGGCACACTCAAACCGATGGCAGCCAGTTTGTCAGCATCGTGAAAGATCTCTTCCGGCGTTCCATGCCGCCACACCGTTCCTTCATGCATGACGATGATTTCATCGGCGTACCGGGCGGCGTCCTCCATGCTGTGGGTGACGAGGACCGTCGTCAACTGCTTTTCCCGATGAAGGCGATAAAACATCTCCATCATCTCTTTGCGCCCACGCGGATCAAGGCCAGCGGTCGGCTCATCGAGCACAAGCACTTCCGGCTCAAGCGCCAGCACACCGGCGATGGCAACCCGCCTCATTTGCCCTCCGCTCAAGTCAAACGGCGATTTCGCCAGTACGTCCTCGCTCAACCCAACAAGCCGAATGAGCTCCCGCGCCTTCCGTTTCGCCTCGTCTTCTGGCACGCCAAAATTGAGTGGGCCAAAACAAATATCTTTCTCCACCGTTTCCTCAAACAACTGATGTTCCGGGAACTGGAAGACGACCCCGACCTTTTTGCGCAGCGGTTTCAGCTGCTTTGGCCGCTTATTGCTCGTGATCGTCTCTTCGCCGATTTTCACCGCGCCGCTTGTCGGCTGCAACAACCCGTTTAAATGCTGAAGGAGGGTCGATTTTCCCGAGCCCGTATGCCCAACCACAGCGACGTACGCCCCGCTTCGGATCATGACATTGACATCATAAAGCGCTCGGCGGGCAAGCGGCGAACGGGCATTGTACACATGCTCTACTTTTTCGAATACAATGTCCATAGCTCCTCGACCAACTCCTCTGTCGTGAAATACCCCGTTCGAAGCGGAATACCTTGTTCCCGCAGACGGCTGCTCATTTTCACGGCAAATGGCAAATCAAGACCGATGCGTTCAAGCTTGCCTCCGAGCTGAAAGATTTGCTCCGGCGTCCCTTCTGCCATAACCTGACCTTTGTTCATGACGATGATGCGATCCGCCTTCGCTGCTTCCTCTAAATCATGGGTGATCGACAACACCGTAATGCGCTGCCGGCGGTTTAACCGGCGCACGGTCTCTAGCACTTCTTCCCTTCCCCGCGGGTCAAGCATCGATGTCGCCTCGTCCAAAATGATGATATCAGGGCGGAGCGCCAAAATGCCAGCGATGGCGACGCGCTGCTTTTGTCCACCGGACAACCGGTGCGGCTCATGACGGAGAAACGATTCCATATGGACTTCGCGGACGGCGTCGCGGATGCGCTCGATCATTTCTGCACGCGGAATGCCGTTGTTTTCAAGGGCAAAAGCGATGTCGTCTTCAACGGTCGCGCCGACAAACTGGTTGTCCGGATTTTGAAACACCATCCCGACGCGGCGCCGCACCTCCCATACGGTCGAATCATCCAACGGACGTCCAAACAGACGAATGACGCCCCGCTCCGGCCAAAGCAAGCCAATGAGCATTCGCGCGATCGTCGACTTGCCAGATCCGTTATGGCCGACGATCGCTAACCATTCCCCGCGCTCCGCCCTGAAGCTGACATTTTGCACCGCATAGTCGAATTGATTTGGATAGCGAAAGGACACTCCCTCGATTGACAAGATTGGTTCGATCATGATCGTTTCCCCTTGCTTCGCCGCGTTGCAAACGCAGCCTGCTAAATGATGGTAAACAAAAAAAGGGCATAGACCCAGTTCAAACGAAACTGTCTCGCCCTTGTTGAAATGAAACCGTTACACGAGTTCAATAATGACCATCGGCGCCCCGTCGCCGCGGCGAGGACCAAGTTTCATAATGCGCGTATAGCCGCCTTGGCGATCTTGGTAGCGCGGCGCAATGTCGCTGAACAGCTTTTGCAACGCATCTTGACCGGTTTCGCTGTTGGCGACCTCCTTGCGGATAAATGCCGCTGCTTGGCGGCGGGCATGCAGATCGCCGCGTTTGCCGAGCGTAATCATTTTTTCCATGATCGAGCGCAATTCTTTCGCCCGCGCTTCCGTCGTTTCAATGCGTTCGTTGATGATTAAGTCTGTTGCCAAGTCACGAAGCAGTGCTTTTCGTTGCGAAGTCGTGCGTCCTAATTTTCTGTACGACATCAAATGTCCCTCCCTTTTAAAGTGATGTGTTCCTCATGGTGGTCATCATCAAAGCGATATGGTGAAAGCCCGTTTCCGGCTTGCCGGCGGAGGCCGGCTCTTAGTCATCTTTGCGCAGACTGAGGCCGAGCTCAGCCAGTTTCGCTTTCACTTCCTCAAGTGACTTGCGGCCGAGGTTGCGCACCTTCATCATATCTTCTTCCGTTTTTTGCGTCAGCTCTTGAACGGTGTTGATGCCGGCCCGCTTCAAGCAATTGTAGGAACGAACCGAAAGATCGAGTTCCTCAATCGTCATTTCAAGCACTTTTTCTTTTTGGTCGTCCTCTTTCTCGACCATGATCTCCGCATTTTGCGCCTCATCCGTCAAGCCGACAAAAATGTTCAGGTGCTCCGTTAAAATTTTTGCTCCAAGAGAAATGGCCTCTTTCGGCCCGATGCTTCCATCCGTCCACACATCAATGGTCAGTTTGTCATAGTCCGTCACTTGGCCGACCCTTGTATTCTCGACTTGATAAGAAACTCGGGAAACCGGCGTATAAATGGAATCGATCGGAATGACGCCGATGGGCTGGTCTTCGCGCTTATTTGCCTCAGCAGGAACATATCCGCGCCCCCGCTTGGCGGTCATGCGCATACGCAGGCGGCCGCCTTCCGCCAGCGTCGCGATATGAAGGTCCGGGTTTAAAATTTCTACATCACTGTCGTGAGTGATATCAGCAGCCGTGACAACTCCTTCACCCTGCACATCAATCTCTAACGTTTTCTCTTCGTCTGAATAAATCTTCAGCGCTAATTTTTTGATATTCAAAATGATAGCTGTCACATCTTCAACAACGCCGTCAATCGTTGAAAACTCATGCAAGACGCCGTCGATTTGCACCGATGTTACAGCTGCACCAGGGAGTGAAGACAATAGGATACGACGCAAGGAGTTCCCTAAAGTTGTACCATATCCACGCTCAAGCGGCTCGACGACGAATTTGCCGTATTTGGCATCTTCGCTCAGTTCGACCGTTTCAATTTTCGGCTTTTCAATTTCAATCATCGATTATTATACCCTCCTTCAAAACGTCGAGACCCCGATCAAACAGTACACGCCTACCAACATTCCCCCATGAATCTCTCTTTACGCTTGCCTGCCATGGTCTTTATCATATCCCATTATTGACAACGGCGCAAATTCTATACAGGGGCGTTACACGCGGCGACGTTTTGGCGGACGGCATCCATTGTGCGGGATTGGAGTGACGTCTTTGATCGCTGTAATTTCCAATCCGGCGGCTTGCAGGGCACGGATCGCTGCCTCGCGGCCAGCCCCTGGACCTTTGACGTTCACTTCGACCGTTTTCATGCCATGTTCCATCGACGCTTTCGCTGCTGCTTCAGCCGCCATTTGCGCCGCAAACGGCGTTGATTTGCGCGAACCTTTGAACCCCAGCGAACCAGCGCTCGCCCAAGCAATGGCGTTGCCATGAACGTCCGTAATTGTCACGATCGTGTTGTTGAACGTGGAACGAATATGGGCGATGCCTGTATCAATATTTTTTCTTACCCGGCGTTTGCGAGTGTTTGTTCTACGTGCCATTCGTCAAATGACCTCCCTTGCGTGATTATTTTTTCTTGTTTGCTACCGTACGGCGCGGACCTTTGCGCGTGCGGGCATTGTTTTTCGTGTTTTGGCCGCGAACCGGCAACCCACGGCGATGGCGAAGACCACGATAGCAACCGATCTCCATCAAGCGTTTAATGTTCAACGATACTTCACGGCGCAAATCGCCTTCCACTTTCAAGCGGCCGACGATTTCACGAATGCGGCTAAGCTCCTCTTCCGTTAAGTCGCGAACGCGCGTGTCTTCCGATACGCCAGCTTCTTTTAAGATTTTTTGTGCTGTCGGTTTGCCGATCCCATAAATGTATGTTAACGAAATGACTACCCGTTTATCACGCGGAATATCGACACCTGCAATGCGTGCCATATGATACACCTCCTTGGAAATTACCCTTGGCGTTGTTTATGTTTCGGATTTTCGCAAATGATCATGACTTTGCCGCGTCTGCGAATAACTTTGCATTTTTCGCAAATCGGTTTGACAGATGGTCTTACTTTCATATTGTTTACCTCCCTATTGAACGGAGTGCATTCCTTTATTTATATCGATACGTGATCCGCCCACGCGTCAAATCATACGGCGACAGCTCCACCGTCACCCGATCGCCAGGCAAAATGCGAATAAAATGCATGCGGATTTTGCCCGATACATGAGCCAACACCGTGTGCCCATTTTCTAATTCTACACGAAACATCGCATTTGGCAATGTTTCGACGACGGTGCCTTCCACTTCAATTACATCATCTTTCGCCATCGAGCGGCTCTCCCTCCTTCGAATGAGTAACATTGTGTTACGCAAAACCGAACGTGATGTCCATGATGCTCGAGAAGACGTTCGCCCCTTTCCTACTTATAAAGTAGGGGGCTCCTTTCCACAATGCGTCAAAATTTCATATCCATCTTCTGTAATGACAATCGTATGTTCAAAATGGGCGCACCGTTTTCCATCAGCCGTGACGACAGTCCAATCATCGGCCAACGTTTTCACGTAACGGCTGCCGGCATTGACCATCGGTTCGATGCACAGCGCCATCCCTGGCCGCAAAATCGGACCTTTGTTCGGTGGTCCATAATGTGGGATTTGTGGGTCTTCATGTAAGTGTTGACCAATTCCATGCCCGACATACTCGCGAACAACGGAAAAGTGATGCGCTTCGACATACGTTTGAATCGCATGGGAGATGTTTGTTAAACGAGCACCCGGCTTTGCCTCAGCAAGCCCGACATACAGCGATTGCTTTGTCACATCAAGCAACCGTTTCGTCTCGGCGTCGATGTCCC
Protein-coding regions in this window:
- the rpmJ gene encoding 50S ribosomal protein L36; protein product: MKVRPSVKPICEKCKVIRRRGKVMIICENPKHKQRQG
- the infA gene encoding translation initiation factor IF-1; the encoded protein is MAKDDVIEVEGTVVETLPNAMFRVELENGHTVLAHVSGKIRMHFIRILPGDRVTVELSPYDLTRGRITYRYK
- the map gene encoding type I methionyl aminopeptidase, which translates into the protein MIRCKTAQEIALMREAGKIVSLTLKEVQKHIRPGITTKELDAIAEEVIRSHGAIPSFKGYHGFPGSICASVNEELVHGIPGGRVLQEGDIITIDVGAQYEGYHADSAWTYPVGDIDAETKRLLDVTKQSLYVGLAEAKPGARLTNISHAIQTYVEAHHFSVVREYVGHGIGQHLHEDPQIPHYGPPNKGPILRPGMALCIEPMVNAGSRYVKTLADDWTVVTADGKRCAHFEHTIVITEDGYEILTHCGKEPPTL